The sequence GTTACAGTGATTTCAAGTAGAGCTAATCGCTTTTTATCTAAGTAAGCATCTAAAGTTTATACTTTTTTGGAAAATAAAGGATATCGTTGATTAAATAAACAAGTTCTTCGATATTAATTGATAAAAATTTATGTCATATCCAAAAGTAACGCTTGTAGTTGTGCCGCATGAATGTTTTCAATACACTGAAGAATCGTTAGAAAGTATTTACAAATACACAAATGTTCCTTTTAAATTAATTTATATAGATGGTTATTCTCCAAACAAAATTAGGCAGTATATTGAGGCAAAATCGCAGGAAAAAGGATTCAGCTTAATACGTACAGATAAATATGTATCTTCCAATCAAGCACGTAATATAGGTTTGAAATATGTAGATACTGAATATGTTGTTTTCCTCAATAATGATGTTTTGGTAACTGCTGGCTGGTTAAATAAACTGATGCATTGCATCGAGGAAACTAATGCTTCAGTTGTTAGTCCTATTTGTTTACAAGCAACATCATATAAACCTATAATTCACTCTGCTGGAGGTACCTTAGAGTTTCAATATAGAGATGGAAGTTTAGATTTATTTGATCGAAGGTTATTTATTAAAAAGTCTTTCGATCAAGTGCAGCCTTTGTTAAAGCGTCACCCAACACAAATAGTAGATTTCAGTTGTGTTTTGGTACGTACAGCTATTTTCCGTCAGATAGGTAGTTTTGATGAAAATTTAATGAATTTCGCCCAGGGTATTGATTTTTCTTTATCGGTATTTGCGGCAGGTGGAACTATTTATCTGGAGTCAGAAAGCATTGTTAGTTATCTTAAAACTACAGAATTAAAATTATCAGATATCCCCTACTATTTATTAATATGGAATTATGTTTGGAAACGTAAAAGCATACATCATTTCCAAGAGAAATGGGGTTTAGCAAAAAATGCCAAATTTATCACTGATGCCCTGCAACAATTAAACTACAGTGCCAATTTGACATTTCAGCCATTAAAAGAGTTGATAAAACCTTTTTACGATAATGAAAATTATGCTATTAATCCCAGGGTTTTCAAACGTTCTTAAAGAATGATTAGAAAAATAGTACTTGTTAACTAGTTTTTGGCACTACTAAGTCAATAGAGTCCCATTAAGCAAAATTGCAAATTTCAACGTTATTAATTACCCGTTAGGAAATCTTATTTCTGTAAAATTAATTTCCGTAAAAGCTACCACTTCAAAAATGCGGCTTCCACTCCCTCGTCTCTTCTAATTTTGCCATCCTTTTCAAACCAAGCAATGATTTGCGGCGTAGTCAATTCTTCAATAGCAATATTGTTTTCCTTGGCTATCTGCTGCAATACTCTTAATGAAGAAATTGTCAATCTAGTTAAAAACTTTTCTGGAGAGGAAAGTAAAGCAGCATCCACTTTTGCTGATTCTTGTGAAGATAAAAACTGTGTTGTTGGTTGCTGTTGAAATTCCATAGCCTATATCTATATATATCAATAATAATGGTGATTAAACAGATGATGAACTGTTCGCTGGGAATTAAAAGTTACAACATTCTACTTGCGAACTGTTCACCGTTTTTTTGCCTGTACCAAATAACCACACCTATGTTCGCCATTGATAATCCAGTGAGTACGCTCTACCGTACAATCGGGTAAAACCGCAGCAAACATTTCTAATTCATGCCCGCAAACGCTAGGAAATGATTCTGCAACGTTGGAAATTGCACAATTATGTTCTAAAAAAATAAATTTATCTTCTGATTCCGAGCCTGAATTTTCTACAGGATGGTACTCAGCCATGAAACCTTCAGCTTTCCTTAGCTCTACTAAAGTCGCCACTCTGGTATGTAAGGAACCTTTGCCTACATGTTGCCGATATTCTTCAGCTTTACGCTCCCACTGTTTCTGTAAAATCGAACTTACTTGGTCTCTTCCTACTGTTTCTGTTAAAGTGTCAAGTAAAGAAACAGTAAATTTGCTATAGCTATCCCCAACTTCTCGACGCAAGCGTTCTTTGCCTTTACCGCTCAATTGATAAATATGTTGCGGACGTCCCATTCCCGTCTGTTCGGAGGAATAAATTATTAGCTCTTCACCCTCCAAGTCTTTTAAATGACGGCGAATCGCTTGAGGACTTACTTTTAAGGCTCCTGCAAGTTGCAAAGCTGTAGCCTGCAACTCTTTGAGTAGATATTTCAAGATATCTTGTTTGGTTGAGGACTGGTGGGTTGTTTCCATCATCGTCCTAAAAATATTAAAGAAAATTTCACTTTGACAACATCATTGTTGTTAATCTAGCGTAAAATGAAGATACATTAAAACAACTTGGCTGTTGTTTTAGTCTTCATGATTATTGTAACAGCCGCGTGACTAACAGTCACGCAATATGGGAATAAGGTTTAACAACCCGTCTCCCCATCCTTAAAGAGAGTAAGTAGAAGCGAAGCAAGCGAGAATATTAGCGATGAGTGCCACTGTCAAAACCTTAGTCAACCAGCCTTACAAGTACGGTTTCGTTACCGACATCGAAACGGATACTATACCTCGCGGGCTAAACGAGGATGTAATTCGTTTAATTAGTGCGAAGAAAAACGAGCCGGAATTTATGCTGGAGTTTCGCCTCAAAGCTTACCGTCAATGGCAAAAGATGACCGAACCTGATTGGGCTAGTGTTGGTTATCCTGCGATTGATTACCAAAATATCATTTATTATTCTGCACCTAAACAAAGTGCTAAAAAGAAAAGTTTAGATGAAGTAGATCCAACTTTGTTGGAAACTTTTGAGAAGTTGGGTATTCCCCTATCGGAACAAAAGCGTTTAGCGAATGTTGCTGTAGACGCGATTTTTGATAGCGTGTCAGTAGCAACTACTTTCAAAGAAAAGTTGGCAGAAGAAGGGGTTATTTTTTGTTCCATTTCTGAAGCTTTGCAGGAATACCCGGAATTAGTTCAAAAGTACCTTGGAAGTGTAGTTCCGGTTGCCGATAATTATTTTGCAGCTTTGAATGCTGCTGTTTTTAGCGATGGTTCTTTTGTGTTTATTCCGAAAGGCGTAAAATGCCCAATGGAGCTATCTACTTATTTCCGGATTAATAATGGCGATACCGGGCAATTTGAACGTACTTTAATTGTTGCCGAAGAAGATAGTTACGTTTCTTATCTCGAAGGTTGTACGGCTCCGATGTACGATAGCAACCAGCTACATGCGGCAGTTGTGGAACTTGTGACGTTGGATAATGCCGAAATTAAATACTCTACCGTACAAAATTGGTACGCCGGAGATGAAAATGGTAAAGGCGGTATTTACAACTTTGTAACCAAACGTGGTTTATGTAAGGGAAAGAATTCTAAAATCTCTTGGACTCAGGTAGAAACTGGTTCGGCAATTACTTGGAAATATCCCAGTTGCGTTTTAGTGGGGGATAATTCTGTAGGTGAATTTTATTCGGTAGCGCTTACTAATAATATGCAGCAAGCCGACACCGGAACCAAAATGGTTCATGTTGGTAAGAATACTCGTTCTACAATTATTTCTAAAGGAATTTCTGCGGGTAAATCCAGCAATAGCTATCGGGGTTTGGTAAAAGTTAATCCCAAAGCTGATGGAGCGCGAAATTATTCTCAATGCGACTCGATGTTAATTGGGGATAATGCTCACGCTAATACTTTTCCTTATATTCAGGTACAAAATAACAAAGGAAAAGTAGAACATGAAGCTTCTACATCCAAGATTGGGGAAGATCAATTATTTTACTTTTCTCAACGCGGTATTTCCACAGAAGATGCGATCGCGATGATGATTAGCGGCTTTTGTAAGGATGTGTTTAATCAACTACCGATGGAGTTTGCTGTGGAAGCGGATAAATTGTTGAGTTTGAAGTTAGAAGGAAGTGTTGGTTAGTATTTTTTGTAATAGCGCTGAAGCTTTGCAAATTTTAGGTTTGTAATTGCCCGCCTCACAACACAGGTGGTGTGATTTTGGATTAAATGCAACAAGCTTTGTTTTAAATTGAAAATGTTTTAAAGCATTGAATGGATTTAAGGAATTAATCTAAATCTAAAATCTAAATCTAAAACCTAAAATTTAAAATGCAAAATTAATTACAGCGCTACTACAATTCTTTAGAAACAGAAAGTAGTAGAAAAATGATTAACGAAAATAGCAAAGTGCTGCTGTCAGTCAAAGATTTGACAGCAAATGTTGATGGCAATCAAATTCTTAAGGGTGTAAATCTTGAGGTGCGTGCTGGTGAAGTTCACGCAATTATGGGACCAAATGGTTCTGGAAAAAGTACATTTTCCAAGGTTTTAGCGGGACATCCTAGTTACGAAGTGACTGGTGGTGAAGTGGTTTTTCGAGGAGAAAAGCTTTTGGAAATGGAACCAGAAGAGCGTGCTAGAAATGGTGTATTTTTAGCATTTCAATATCCTTTGGAAATACCGGGCGTTAGCAATTTAGATTTTTTGCGGGTAGCTTACAATTCTCGACGCAAAGCTCAGGGTTTAGAAGAAATCGATGCTTTTGATTTCGATGATGTGGTAGAGGAAAAGTTGGAAGTTGTGAAAATGGATTCCGCTTTTCTCAGTCGTAGTTTAAATGAAGGATTTTCTGGTGGGGAAAAAAAGCGCAATGAAATTTTGCAAATGGCGCTTTTAGAACCAGATTTGGCAATTTTGGATGAAACCGATTCTGGTTTAGATATCGATGCTTTAAAAATTGTGGCAAATGGGGTAAATCAATTAACTAGCCCGGAAAATGCCACAATTATGATTACTCACTACCAACGATTGCTTAATTACATTGTGCCCGATTATGTTCACGTGATGGCAAAAGGGCAAATTATTAAATCTGGTGGAAAAGAGTTAGCCTTAGAGTTGGAATCTCGTGGCTACGACTGGATTTTAGAAGAAGCAGGTGTTGAGGTTGGAGTCTAATGAATATAGAAGTAACTCCAGATAAAGTTTCCACTGCTACGGAAGCAAATTTATTGAATGGGCTATCTGGCGATGTTTATTTAAATAAATTATTAGATAAAGTCAGTACCCCTAAAAGTAAAGGTTGGTTGCAAGAATTAAAAGACAGCGCTGCTTCTAGAGTGCGTCATTCCTTCTTACCGACTAAAAAAGATGAAGAATGGCGGTTTACCGATTTATCCGCTTTATTTAAAATCGATTTTAATGTAGAAAATAGAAATTTTTTATCTCCAGATACTACCCCCTTTACAGCTATTAGCGAAAATCGTTTGGTATTCGTTAACGGTATATTTAAATCGGAATTATCGGCGATCGCTAATTTACCAGATGGAGTTGTGGTTAGCAATCTTGCTAGTTTACCGGATTTGGATGGGGAATTTGTTAAAGAGTATTTAGGGCAAGCACAAGGAGACAAAGAAGTATTCACGGCTTTGAATACAGCCGGAATCAACGATTTAGCTTTGATTTGGCTGTCTCGGAATGTGGTAGTAGAAACGCCGATACATTTAGTATTTATTACTGCTGGAGATAAAACAATTTCTCAACCGCGCTGTTTGGTAGTAGCAAAAACAGGTTCCGAAGTTACTTTAGTAGAAGAATTTATTCACTTTGGAGATGTAGAAAAGAAACAAGAAAAAGAAGTTTATCTAAATAACGCGGTTACAGAAATATGGGTTGATGAAAATGCAGGTGTAAATCACAGCAGAGTTGAGCGCGATGGTTTAGAAGCGTTTCATATTGGCAAAACAGCAGTTACTCAAGCTCGCAACAGTCGGTACACCTGTAACGTCATCAACCTGGGTGGAAAATTATCGCGACATAATTTAGAAATCTTCCAAACAGGGGAACAAACTCAAACGACGCTTAATGGTTTAACGATCATCTCCGGCAATCAAGTATCGGATACTCACAGCGCGCTTGCTTTAAATTATCCCTACAGTTGCAGCAAGCAATTGCAAAAAAACATCATAGCGGATAAAGCACATGGGGTATTCAACGGTAAGATATTCGTTCCCAAACCCGCACAATTAACAGACGCATCCCAGTTAAATCGAAACTTATTACTATCTCCTCAAGCGAAAGTAGACACAAAACCGCAACTAGAAATTACGGCAGATAATGTAAAATGCGCTCACGGTGCTACGGTTAGTCAATTAGAAGATGATGAAATTTTCTATTTACAAAGTCGGGGTATTAATGAAAACAGCGCTCGCCATTTATTAATTAATGCTTTTGCGGCGGAGATAATTAATCACATCCCCGTTCCTTCTTTACGTAAAAATCTAACTAAAACAGTAAATGAATTTGACTAAAAGTTAGGAGTTAGGAATTAATCATAAGTAGGTTAGGAATTATAGAAACCGGGTTTTCGATCGGTAAAGTGAGATCATCTTTAATACTTTCACAACAGAAACCCGGTTTCTTAGATTTTATAGCTCAGTCTATAAATACTCCTTTTCTAAGATAGGATTACCGATTTCAAAACCGCAGAGTCAAGAGGTAAAAAGATATAGGTAGTCTAAGAGCATGATAGAAGTAATAAATGATTAAAAAATTTAATTTTTAATCCCAATTCAGAACATCCGCTGTCAAAATCCACAATCGTATGACTTTTACTCAAGAAAAAACCCTTGCAGATAGAGTTCGCCAAGACTTTCCGATATTACATCAGGAAATTAACGGCAAACCTTTGGTTTATTTAGATAATGCTGCAACTTCTCAAAAACCTTTATTTGTAATAGATAAAATTCGTAACTATTACGAACAGTACAATGCTAACGTACACCGGGGCGCGCATTCTCTGAGTGCTAAAGCTACCGATGCATACGAAGCAGCAAGAGATAAAGTGACTCAATTTGTCAATGCTTCATCTCGTCAAGAAATAGTTTTTACCCGTAATGCTACCGAAGCCATAAATTTGGTTGCTTATAGTTGGGGAATGAATAATTTACAGCCCGGAGATGAAATTATTCTTTCGGTGATGGAACACCACAGCAATATTATACCTTGGCAGTTGATTGCTCAAAAAACTGGTGCGGTATTAAAATATGTTGAACTAACATCAGAAGAAACTTTTGATTTAGAACAGTTTAAAAAATTGCTTGGCGATAAAACAAAATTGGTATCGGTAGTTCACGTTTCTAATACTTTGGGTTGTATTAATCCGGTAAAAGAAATCTGCAAATTAGCTCATGAAAAAGGTGCAAAAGTATTAATTGATGCCTGTCAAAGCGTGCCTCATATGCCTGTTGACGTGCAAGAAATCGACTGCGATTGGCTGGTAGCTTCTGGACATAAAATGTGCGCTCCTACCGGCATCGGTTTCTTGTATGGAAAATTAGAAAACTTACAAGCAATGCCACCATTTATGGGTGGGGGAGAAATGATTGCTGATGTATTTTTAGAATATTCTACTTATGCAGAATTGCCAGCTAAGTTTGAAGCTGGTACTCCTGCAATAGCCGAAGCAATAGCTTTAGGTGCGGCAGTAGATTACCTGAGTAATATTGGAATGGATAAAATTTATGCTTATGAATCAGAATTAACTGGTTATTTATTTAAGCAATTAGAAAAAATACCGCAACTAAAAATTTATGGCCCCAAACCAGATGTTAAAGGTTATGGTAGAGCCGCATTAGCTTCTTTTACTACAGGAGAAGTCCATCCCAATGATTTATCAACCCTTTTAGATAATGAAGGTGTAGCAATTCGTTCTGGGCATCATTGTACTCAACCATTGCACCGTATTTTAGATGCTCCCGGTACTGCACGAGCAAGTCTATCTTTTTATAATACTCGCGAAGAAATCGATATTTTTATTGAAGCTTTGCAAGAAACTTTGGATTTCTTTAATAGTATGATTGGTTAAATTGATGATATTGAATTACCAATTTTAATAATTACCCGTAAAATATATTTTATAATTAATATGACTTATCTAAATACCTCTTTAATTAGATTATTTTAGGTGAGTCTTTTAGTTATTGAGTTTTAAATTTTCTAAAAGAATCATAAAAAGGTAGTCAAAGAGTATCAAAAACAATATTAATAATTCTTTTAGTTAATTAAGTCAATTGACTATACGAAATCATAATTTCATGGTTTTAGCGCATTTTTATGATTTTATATATAGCAGTTTTCAGTTGAATAGAATACACCCCTCTACTGGCGGAAGGAGAGGGGAAGGGGAGCCACTGCGTTGCGCGGGTTCCCCGCGTTGTAGCAAGTGCCGCCGACTTGTAGCAAGTGCCGTGGTGAGGTTTCTCAACTGTATTGCACTCAAATGAAAGCGCTATTTTGAGCAAAAAATATTTTTTTGCTTGTAGATGATTATTGCTTTGTACAACAAGAGGTAATAAATGAATAAATCGATCTACTTTGGATTACTAGCTACCTCCATAGGTTTAATTCCTTTAATTTGCCATCAGAAAGTAATGGGAAAGCCTGAATTAATTTCAGATAGCAATAACCAGCTTAATACTTCTGCTTCTTCCGGTTTTGGTTATATTCAAACTCGAAATAGAAAAATTAAAATTAATGAGAATAAAACCTATACTATCTATAGCCAAGATGGTAAAGTCTTAGCAGAAAATATGACTTTGGAAAAATTACAAGCTCAAAAACCAGAATTACACGAGATGATAAAGGAATCTATCGCAAAACCAACTCTGATGATGGATGCAAGT comes from Rivularia sp. PCC 7116 and encodes:
- the sufB gene encoding Fe-S cluster assembly protein SufB yields the protein MSATVKTLVNQPYKYGFVTDIETDTIPRGLNEDVIRLISAKKNEPEFMLEFRLKAYRQWQKMTEPDWASVGYPAIDYQNIIYYSAPKQSAKKKSLDEVDPTLLETFEKLGIPLSEQKRLANVAVDAIFDSVSVATTFKEKLAEEGVIFCSISEALQEYPELVQKYLGSVVPVADNYFAALNAAVFSDGSFVFIPKGVKCPMELSTYFRINNGDTGQFERTLIVAEEDSYVSYLEGCTAPMYDSNQLHAAVVELVTLDNAEIKYSTVQNWYAGDENGKGGIYNFVTKRGLCKGKNSKISWTQVETGSAITWKYPSCVLVGDNSVGEFYSVALTNNMQQADTGTKMVHVGKNTRSTIISKGISAGKSSNSYRGLVKVNPKADGARNYSQCDSMLIGDNAHANTFPYIQVQNNKGKVEHEASTSKIGEDQLFYFSQRGISTEDAIAMMISGFCKDVFNQLPMEFAVEADKLLSLKLEGSVG
- a CDS encoding glycosyltransferase family 2 protein, with the translated sequence MSYPKVTLVVVPHECFQYTEESLESIYKYTNVPFKLIYIDGYSPNKIRQYIEAKSQEKGFSLIRTDKYVSSNQARNIGLKYVDTEYVVFLNNDVLVTAGWLNKLMHCIEETNASVVSPICLQATSYKPIIHSAGGTLEFQYRDGSLDLFDRRLFIKKSFDQVQPLLKRHPTQIVDFSCVLVRTAIFRQIGSFDENLMNFAQGIDFSLSVFAAGGTIYLESESIVSYLKTTELKLSDIPYYLLIWNYVWKRKSIHHFQEKWGLAKNAKFITDALQQLNYSANLTFQPLKELIKPFYDNENYAINPRVFKRS
- a CDS encoding cysteine desulfurase, producing the protein MTFTQEKTLADRVRQDFPILHQEINGKPLVYLDNAATSQKPLFVIDKIRNYYEQYNANVHRGAHSLSAKATDAYEAARDKVTQFVNASSRQEIVFTRNATEAINLVAYSWGMNNLQPGDEIILSVMEHHSNIIPWQLIAQKTGAVLKYVELTSEETFDLEQFKKLLGDKTKLVSVVHVSNTLGCINPVKEICKLAHEKGAKVLIDACQSVPHMPVDVQEIDCDWLVASGHKMCAPTGIGFLYGKLENLQAMPPFMGGGEMIADVFLEYSTYAELPAKFEAGTPAIAEAIALGAAVDYLSNIGMDKIYAYESELTGYLFKQLEKIPQLKIYGPKPDVKGYGRAALASFTTGEVHPNDLSTLLDNEGVAIRSGHHCTQPLHRILDAPGTARASLSFYNTREEIDIFIEALQETLDFFNSMIG
- the sufR gene encoding iron-sulfur cluster biosynthesis transcriptional regulator SufR; this translates as METTHQSSTKQDILKYLLKELQATALQLAGALKVSPQAIRRHLKDLEGEELIIYSSEQTGMGRPQHIYQLSGKGKERLRREVGDSYSKFTVSLLDTLTETVGRDQVSSILQKQWERKAEEYRQHVGKGSLHTRVATLVELRKAEGFMAEYHPVENSGSESEDKFIFLEHNCAISNVAESFPSVCGHELEMFAAVLPDCTVERTHWIINGEHRCGYLVQAKKR
- the sufC gene encoding Fe-S cluster assembly ATPase SufC; the encoded protein is MINENSKVLLSVKDLTANVDGNQILKGVNLEVRAGEVHAIMGPNGSGKSTFSKVLAGHPSYEVTGGEVVFRGEKLLEMEPEERARNGVFLAFQYPLEIPGVSNLDFLRVAYNSRRKAQGLEEIDAFDFDDVVEEKLEVVKMDSAFLSRSLNEGFSGGEKKRNEILQMALLEPDLAILDETDSGLDIDALKIVANGVNQLTSPENATIMITHYQRLLNYIVPDYVHVMAKGQIIKSGGKELALELESRGYDWILEEAGVEVGV
- the sufD gene encoding Fe-S cluster assembly protein SufD, which translates into the protein MNIEVTPDKVSTATEANLLNGLSGDVYLNKLLDKVSTPKSKGWLQELKDSAASRVRHSFLPTKKDEEWRFTDLSALFKIDFNVENRNFLSPDTTPFTAISENRLVFVNGIFKSELSAIANLPDGVVVSNLASLPDLDGEFVKEYLGQAQGDKEVFTALNTAGINDLALIWLSRNVVVETPIHLVFITAGDKTISQPRCLVVAKTGSEVTLVEEFIHFGDVEKKQEKEVYLNNAVTEIWVDENAGVNHSRVERDGLEAFHIGKTAVTQARNSRYTCNVINLGGKLSRHNLEIFQTGEQTQTTLNGLTIISGNQVSDTHSALALNYPYSCSKQLQKNIIADKAHGVFNGKIFVPKPAQLTDASQLNRNLLLSPQAKVDTKPQLEITADNVKCAHGATVSQLEDDEIFYLQSRGINENSARHLLINAFAAEIINHIPVPSLRKNLTKTVNEFD